In Fulvia fulva chromosome 10, complete sequence, a single window of DNA contains:
- a CDS encoding Beta-apo-4'-carotenal oxygenase has translation MIHLTMDDIPPFTATPVSDIPAIHNRVNDKFLTNETRPIEYRLKQLKQLYWGLKDEEPALMEACKLDLGKSAFEAYLTEVGWVLNDILFMIKNLQRFMKDEKAEDTSLMNMPMSPRIRKDPLGAVLLIGAYNFPIQLSLGPMVGAIAAGCTAILKPSENAPNAARVMQHIIEQSLDPSGYGCVQGAIPETTALLDCKWDKIFYTGNAMVGKIIAKKAAETLTPVTLELGGKNPAIITRNADLRLAARRLLWAKLMNVGQVCVSQNYILVDKEVLPGFLQQLQTAFKEFQPKGAEYADDYGKVVNERQWTRLKEMLDNSNGKILIGGKTDKSRLFFEPTVVQVDDLEDSLIKDESFGPLIPIMTVNNLDEAVRIANKVDPTPLGLYPFGSKVETDKILSQTRSGGASVNDGFFHASIPTLAFGGVGGSGQGAYRGKASFDCFTHRRSITTTPSWIEGLLAVRYPPYTDKKLKQFRSMNEKKPGFDRNGKSSGGLLWWLLGLGGSSTASAGGRDKEVKAKL, from the exons ATGATCCACCTCACCATGGACGACATCCCACCCTTCACGGCAACGCCCGTGAGCGACATCCCAGCCATTCACAACCGCGTCAATGACAAGTTCCTCACAAACGAGACACGACCCATCGAGTACAGGCTGAAGCAGCTGAAACAGCTGTATTGGGGACTGAAAGATGAGGAGCCAGCGCTCATGGAAGCGTGCAAGCTCGATCTGGGCAAGAGCGCATTCGAGGCATATCTCACCGAAGTGGGTTGGGTTCTGAATGACATTCTGTTCATGATCAAGAATCTGCAGAGGTTCATGAAAGATGAGAAGGCGGAAGATACATCATTGATGAACATGCCAATGAGCCCCAGGATCAGGAAAGATCCTTTGGGTGCTGTGTTGCTGATCGGTGCATACAACTTTCCCATCCAGCTCTCGCTTGGTCCTATGGTCGGCGCAATAGCTGCGGGCTGCACTGCCATCTTGAAGCCGTCAGAGAATGCACCAAACGCCGCGAGAGTGATGCAGCACATCATCGAGCAGTCGCTGGATCCCAGTGGCTACGGATGTGTTCAAGGTGCTATTCCAGAGACAACAGCGCTGCTAGACTGCAAGTGGGACAAGATCTTCTACACCGGAAATGCCATGGTCGGCAAGATCATCGCAAAGAAAGCCGCAGAGACCTTGACTCCTGTCACGCTTGAGCTCGGTGGAAAGAACCCAGCCATCATCACCCGCAATGCAGACCTCCGACTCGCAGCGAGACGTCTACTATGGGCGAAGCTGATGAACGTCGGCCAAGTCTGCGTCAGCCAAAACTATATCCTCGTGGACAAGGAGGTACTCCCAGGATTCCTGCAGCAGCTTCAAACTGCCTTCAAAGAATTCCAGCCAAAGGGAGCCGAGTACGCCGATGACTACGGCAAAGTGGTCAACGAGCGTCAATGGACCCGACTCAAGGAGATGCTCGACAACAGCAACGGCAAGATCCTCATCGGCGGCAAGACTGACAAGTCACGCCTCTTCTTCGAGCCAACAGTCGTCCAAGTTGATGACCTTGAAGACTCCCTCATCAAAGACGAGTCGTTCGGCCCCCTCATCCCCATCATGACAGTCAACAACCTCGACGAGGCCGTCCGCATTGCGAACAAGGTCGACCCCACACCTCTCGGCCTATACCCCTTCGGCAGCAAAGTGGAAACCGACAAGATTCTCTCACAAACACGATCCGGCGGCGCCTCCGTCAACGATGGTTTCTTCCACGCCTCGATCCCTACCCTCGCATTCGGCGGTGTCGGCGGCAGTGGCCAGGGAGCATACCGAGGAAAAGCAAGCTTCGATTGCTTCACCCACAGGCGATCTATCACTACCACGCCAAGCTGGATCGAAGGTCTACTAGCCGTCAGGTATCCACCCTACACCGACAAGAAGCTGAAACAGTTCCGTTCGATGAACGAGAAGAAGCCTGGGTTCGACAGGAATGGCAAGTCCAGTGGCGGTCTGCTGTGGTGGTTGCTTGGACTGGGCGGCAGTAGCACGGCGTCAGCCGGCGGACG GGACAAGGAGGTGAAAGCCAAGTTGTAA
- a CDS encoding Mitogen-activated protein kinase MPS1, whose product MSDPTLQGRKVFKVFNQDFVVDERYTVTKELGQGAYGIVCAATNNQTGEGVAIKKITNVFSKKILAKRALREIKLLQHFRGHRNITCLYDMDIPRPESFNETYLYEELMECDLAAIIRSGQPLTDAHFQSFIYQILCGLKYIHSASVLHRDLKPGNLLVNADCELKIADFGLARGFSADPEENAGYMTEYVATRWYRAPEIMLSFQSYTKAIDVWSVGCILAELLGSKPFFKGRDYVDQLNQILHYLGTPSESTLSRIGSPRAQEYVRNLPYMSKIPFQQLFPRANPDALDLLDRMLAFDPSQRIGVEEALEHRYLSIWHDASDEPNCPTPFDFTFEVVDEVPEMRQMILQEVRSFRQAVRAPQQQQYSQQQQQPQVPIPEGYDPRAYEDPRPQEMFQGHGQDLENELQNGIDAHMRR is encoded by the exons ATGAGTGACCCAACACTGCAAGGCCGCAAGGTCTTCAAGGTCTTCAACCAGGACTTCGTTGTCGACGAGCGATACACCGTCACGAAAGAGCTGGGCCAGGGTGCTTACGGTATTGTCTGCGCCGCAACAAACAACCAGACTGGCGAGGGCGTTGCGATCAAGAAGATCACCAATGTCTTCAGCAAGAAGATTCTCGCCAAGCGCGCATTGAGAGAGATCAAGCTGTTGCAGCACTTTCGTGGCCACAGGAACATCACATGTCTCTACGATATGGATATCCCACGGCCGGAGAGCTTCAACGAGACGTATTTGTACGAAG AGCTCATGGAGTGCGATCTTGCTGCCATCATACGATCTGGCCAACCACTGACCGATGCCCACTTCCAATCATTCATCTACCAGATCCTTTGCGGTCTCAAGTACATTCACAGTGCGAGCGTGTTGCATCGTGACTTGAAGCCAGGCAATTTGCTCGTCAATGCTGATTGCGAGCTCAAGATTGCCGACTTTGGTCTTGCAAGAGGATTCAGTGCCGATCCCGAGGAAAATGCTGGCTATATGACCGAATATGTTGCCACGAGATGGTACCGAGCACCAGAGATTATGCTCAGCTTCCAGAGCTACACAAAAGCCA TCGATGTATGGTCCGTTGGCTGCATCTTGGCCGAATTGCTAGGAAGCAAGCCTTTCTTCAAGGGCCGCGACTATGTCGATCAGCTCAACCAAATTCTGCACTACCTTGGAACACCATCCGAGTCAACACTCTCTCGCATTGGGTCGCCACGTGCTCAGGAGTACGTTCGAAATCTGCCATACATGTCCAAGATTCCATTCCAGCAGCTGTTCCCACGCGCAAACCCAGATGCGCTAGACCTACTTGACCGCATGCTTGCTTTCGACCCTAGCCAGCGCATTGGTGTCGAGGAAGCGCTCGAGCACCGCTACCTCTCAATCTGGCACGACGCATCCGACGAACCAAACTGCCCGACACCGTTCGACTTTACCTTCGAGGTCGTCGATGAAGTCCCCGAGATGCGACAGATGATTCTCCAAGAGGTGCGATCATTCCGACAGGCTGTCCGCGCGCCTCAGCAGCAGCAGTACTCGCAACAGCAACAACAGCCACAAGTGCCGATCCCAGAGGGCTACGATCCCCGCGCCTACGAAGACCCACGGCCGCAAGAGATGTTTCAGGGTCACGGTCAGGACCTTGAGAATGAACTGCAGAACGGAATAGACGCCCATATGCGCCGCTAA
- a CDS encoding Seed linoleate 13S-lipoxygenase-1 has protein sequence MANLAVPRGLLLNADEVVGGGAKHKEGSNGSQWPMDPEHFSLPLWDTAVLLGELGNNTALPTATDILDEDYDTLMSNPEVLVERAQKHAPPQLEEGTYRGTQLALTKIYQLIEKSYESFMDAANFEPSMPRPLSLQAKRRLFGFTDPVTDGYPPHLNLASNRAYVKEHPEVDEGTAPLQRPTLKPTDLHSAMRLAQLSVLLPHAVPKTFVEQTAAKAKQEKVELAFGPMGRPDQGEKLADVENYNKAMRKRTAGNDIFDLPNIGDLEDWYSDHRFAQQFFTGPNPTTIERASDAWIQLFVENATQALEDQKMKQKIQEIVRSDRDSLYMQDYSYFRAFAGMRASDEISCEFDETFIDGNEKTTRTSKRCGVAAVCLFHLPKDAKLQPLAIIPDWRGNAADSVFIYNKELAVSEQKTDWPWRYAKTCVQSSDWLRHEVVVHLTNTHLIEEAVIVGAQRSFEDAHPVFQLLYPHWQKTLTINAGARTSLVPNIIIDLIGLTKDQALKFIMAEYSRFDFTGRYVPADLKSRGFDPEERHEPRYKNYAYARCIHSMWFKIRSWVEEMLSLHYTSDESVAADSCIQFWCREMRAPGGEGDTGGAGLTSFPTITTLDGLIDAVTMCIHLASPQHTAVNYLQSYHQSFVINKPPCLYRPVPATRAELNGFEERDLVEALPMNHPREWLLASHIPYLLSAKPGDKESLIIYAASKYHLYKAKPGEKEQKIKAAAAKFYKSLAESEQEFRGYAAETWDADVHLYDVLSPSWNAVSIVI, from the coding sequence ATGGCTAACCTAGCTGTCCCGAGAGGACTCCTTCTGAACGCCGATGAAGTTGTTGGCGGGGGCGCAAAGCACAAAGAGGGTAGCAATGGAAGTCAGTGGCCCATGGACCCGGAGCACTTCTCTCTGCCCCTCTGGGATACCGCAGTGCTGCTAGGGGAACTCGGCAACAACACGGCGTTACCTACCGCTACCGACATACTTGACGAAGATTACGATACTCTCATGTCCAATCCCGAAGTCCTCGTGGAGAGGGCACAAAAGCATGCCCCTCCCCAGCTGGAGGAAGGTACTTACCGAGGGACACAACTGGCATTGACCAAGATTTATCAACTGATTGAGAAGAGCTATGAATCCTTCATGGACGCTGCGAACTTTGAGCCTTCTATGCCTCGTCCACTGTCACTTCAGGCGAAAAGGCGCTTGTTTGGCTTCACCGACCCTGTTACGGACGGGTATCCTCCTCATCTCAACTTGGCCTCGAACCGCGCGTATGTCAAGGAGCACCCAGAAGTAGACGAAGGGACCGCACCACTACAGAGACCTACACTGAAGCCGACTGACCTCCACAGTGCGATGAGATTGGCGCAACTCTCTGTGCTACTGCCTCATGCCGTGCCGAAAACATTCGTTGAACAGACGGCTGCCAAAGCTAAGCAAGAAAAAGTCGAACTTGCATTTGGTCCAATGGGTAGACCTGACCAGGGCGAGAAGCTGGCCGATGTCGAGAATTACAACAAGGCCATGCGAAAACGGACCGCTGGCAACGATATCTTCGACCTACCTAACATTGGCGATCTCGAGGACTGGTATTCTGATCACAGGTTTGCACAGCAGTTCTTCACAGGACCCAATCCGACTACCATCGAACGCGCCTCTGATGCATGGATTCAACTGTTCGTTGAGAATGCAACTCAAGCACTTGAAGACCAGAAGATGAAGCAGAAAATACAGGAGATTGTGCGAAGTGACAGAGATTCACTCTACATGCAGGACTATAGCTACTTCCGCGCATTCGCTGGCATGAGGGCATCTGACGAGATATCCTGCGAGTTTGACGAAACCTTCATCGACGGAAATGAGAAGACAACGAGGACAAGTAAACGGTGCGGCGTGGCAGCAGTGTGCTTGTTCCATCTGCCTAAAGACGCAAAGCTACAGCCACTTGCCATCATCCCTGATTGGAGAGGAAACGCCGCAGATTCAGTCTTCATCTACAACAAAGAGCTGGCCGTCTCTGAGCAGAAGACTGACTGGCCATGGAGATATGCGAAAACCTGCGTGCAAAGCAGCGACTGGCTCCGTCACGAAGTGGTCGTCCACCTCACTAACACTCACCTCATCGAAGAAGCAGTCATAGTCGGAGCGCAACGCTCTTTCGAGGACGCACATCCCGTGTTCCAACTCCTCTACCCTCACTGGCAAAAGACCTTGACCATCAATGCGGGAGCCAGAACTTCCCTGGTCCCCAACATCATCATCGACCTCATTGGTCTCACCAAGGATCAAGCTCTCAAGTTCATCATGGCAGAGTACAGCCGCTTCGACTTCACAGGCCGCTATGTCCCTGCAGACCTCAAGTCCCGCGGCTTCGACCCCGAAGAGCGCCACGAGCCAAGGTACAAGAACTATGCCTACGCACGCTGTATTCATAGCATGTGGTTCAAGATCCGCTCTTGGGTGGAGGAAATGCTCTCGCTCCACTACACATCTGATGAATCGGTCGCCGCTGATTCTTGCATACAATTCTGGTGCAGGGAGATGCGAGCACCGGGCGGTGAAGGCGACACTGGCGGAGCAGGCCTCACTTCTTTCCCAACGATTACCACACTCGACGGTCTGATTGATGCGGTGACGATGTGTATACACCTTGCATCACCTCAGCATACGGCGGTGAACTATTTGCAGTCATACCATCAGTCCTTCGTGATCAACAAGCCGCCTTGTCTGTATCGCCCAGTCCCTGCCACCAGAGCAGAGCTGAATGGGTTTGAGGAGCGGGACCTGGTAGAAGCACTGCCTATGAACCATCCTCGAGAGTGGTTACTCGCGAGTCACATTCCATATCTGCTCTCTGCGAAGCCAGGCGACAAGGAGAGCCTCATCATCTACGCGGCCTCGAAGTATCATCTATACAAGGCGAAGCCCGGTGAGAAAGAGCAGAAGATCAAAGCTGCGGCAGCGAAGTTTTACAAGAGCCTCGCAGAGAGCGAGCAAGAATTCAGGGGCTACGCAGCCGAGACGTGGGATGCGGATGTACATCTTTACGATGTTTTGAGTCCGAGTTGGAATGCGGTCAGTATTGTCATCTAG
- a CDS encoding Efflux pump vrtL — MVRRDTIESYIGDDWDEDGDDHSSLSLFHAGYSSYDSGWAREYEPTIVPVPARKPLPKPKVPSRAPTLLVPNNGEAPQDSNLVTWDKDDPANPHNWPSHRRWTSTVLIAMFAFIAPMASTMVAPALDTIADDYGIESQIEKFLVMSIFLLAFAVGPFLWGPLSEVFGRIRVMQGANLIFLIFNTACGFAKTKQQMMAFRFLSGIGGSAPQAIGGGILSDCFRAGERGLATAIYSLMPFLSPATAPIMGGYLTQNASWRWVFWITSIFDLAVQLACFLLLRETHHPTILKNKAKAFRRATGNPNLHTKWQGPDHSMREDLDEGAPMALFRGYQYGLMYLVFATFPMVFEEAYDMDVGPASLNYLSLGVGFIVGLQISGLMQDKVYTYCKEHEVDPSSLRNTFQAWKAYRHGAAKTDKGSLLPMSNSTPPPPFVVARKPLPGRSPTIKSIKRRGTGKSMKDPTKGLPEYRLPLVLPFSLLIPIGIFIYGWTAHYKVHWVAPNIGAAILAMGLIVCFNCAQGYVVDTYTTYAASATGAAAFVRTMCGFSFPLFAPAMYDHFGIGWGNSLLGFIALSLGMVAPVLLWRYGMWLRSNSTYCTD, encoded by the exons ATGGTTCGAAGGGACACGATAGAGTCCTACATCGGCGACGATTGGGATGAGGATGGCGACGACCATTCTTCCTTGTCCTTATTCCACGCCGGATACAGCAGCTACGACAGTGGCTGGGCTCGCGAATATGAGCCAACCATCGTCCCAGTACCAGCACGAAAACCGTTACCTAAACCAAAGGTTCCAAGCAGAGCGCCGACACTGCTCGTCCCTAACAACGGCGAAGCTCCACAAGACTCCAACCTTGTGACTTGGGACAAGGATGATCCAGCAAATCCGCATAATTGGCCTTCACACCGCCGCTGGACATCGACTGTGCTCATTGCAATGTTTGCCTTCATTGCGCCGATGGCCTCGACCATGGTGGCACCGGCGCTGGACACTATCGCAGATGACTATGGGATCGAAAGTCAAATCGAGAAGTTCCTGGTGATGTCCATCTTTCTGCTAGCTTTTGCGGTTGGCCCTTTCTTATGGG GTCCATTATCCGAAGTGTTTGGCCGAATTAGGGTTATGCAAGGCGCCAACCTGATCTTCCTGATCTTCAATACCGCATGTGGCTTTGCAAAAACCAAGCAGCAAATGATGGCCTTTCGATTTCTCAGTGGGATAGGAGGAAGTGCACCTCAAGCC ATTGGCGGCGGTATACTGTCAGACTGCTTCCGAGCCGGAGAGCGTGGCCTTGCGACTGCCATATACAGCCTCATGCCCTTTCTTTCCCCAGCTACGGCACCGATAATGGGCGGATATCTGACGCAGAATGCCAGCTGGCGATGGGTCTTCTGGATAACCAGTATCTTTGATCTCGCAGTGCAGCTGGCTTGCTTTCTGTTGTTACGCGAAACGCACCATCCGACGATCCTCAAAAATAAAGCGAAAGCGTTTAGGCGGGCAACTGGGAATCCGAATCTCCACACCAAATGGCAAGGTCCAGATCACTCGATGAGGGAAGATCTTGATGAAGGCGCTC CCATGGCCCTTTTCCGTGGTTATCAGTACGGTCTCATGTACCTGGTGTTTGCGACATTTCCA ATGGTGTTCGAGGAAGCATATGACATGGACGTTGGCCCAGCAAGCTTGAATTACCTGTCTCTTGGCGTCGGCTTCATTGTAGGACTCCAGATATCCGGTCTGATGCAGGACAAGGTGTATACCTACTGCAAAGAGCACGAAGTTGATCCGTCTTCGCTACGCAACACGTTCCAGGCCTGGAAAGCGTATCGACACGGCGCAGCCAAGACCGACAAAGGTAGCCTCTTGCCCATGTCGAACAGCACGCCTCCACCACCCTTTGTAGTGGCTAGAAAGCCTCTGCCAGGACGGAGCCCGACCATCAAGAGCATCAAACGTCGTGGTACTGGGAAGTCCATGAAAGATCCCACGAAAGGCCTCCCAGAATACCGGTTGCCACTGGTACTACCGTTTTCGTTGCTGATACCTATTGGCATCTTCATATACGGATGGACCGCACATTACAAGGTCCACTGGGTAGCTCCTAATATCGGAGCTGCAATCTTGGCCATGGGTCTGATTGTGTGCTTCAACTGTGCCCAAGGGTATGTGGTAGACACTTATACAACGTATGCTGCAAGTGCGACAGGAGCAGCAGCATTTGTGAGGACCATGTGTGGTTTTTCCTTTCCCTTGTTCGCACCTGCGATGTACGACCACTTTGGTATCGGCTGGGGCAATTCGTTGCTCGGCTTCATTGCGTTAAGTCTGGGTATGGTGGCGCCTGTCCTGTTATGGAGGTACGGGATGTGGTTGAGGAGCAACAGCACTTACTGCACTGATTAA